From a single Anaerolineales bacterium genomic region:
- a CDS encoding membrane dipeptidase, which yields MPLIVDAHADIAYNMLRYGRDYTRPAAETRRLEAGTQTIEDNGDTLLGWDDYQRGQVALIFSTLFATPVRFRKREDESQVYKNFDEAHGLYRTQLDVYHRLTDTIPDKFRLIASKRDLNLLLDHWNSPPPEATGHPVGMVILMEGAEAIRHPSELEEWYEAGVRLIGPAWVGTRYCGGWREPGPLTDDGRKLLAAMADFNFTLDLSHMDERAAVEALDIYEGPIVATHANCAALMPNSNTNRHLPDRIIAGIIERDGVVGIVPFNTYLKVGWLTDKNRRAEVPLDHVVNHIDHVCQLAGDSLHVGIGTDFDGGFGVQSVPPEIDTIADLQNLVSLLQARGYSDADVENIFSGNWLRHLKRNLP from the coding sequence ATGCCTTTGATCGTTGACGCTCATGCCGACATCGCCTACAACATGCTCCGATACGGGCGCGATTACACGCGTCCCGCTGCCGAAACCCGCCGCCTCGAAGCCGGCACGCAGACCATTGAAGATAACGGCGATACCCTGCTCGGCTGGGACGATTATCAGCGCGGGCAGGTTGCCCTCATCTTTTCGACGCTTTTCGCAACCCCGGTCCGTTTCCGCAAGCGCGAGGACGAGTCGCAGGTCTATAAGAACTTTGATGAAGCGCATGGTCTCTATCGTACACAATTGGATGTGTACCATCGTCTGACCGATACCATCCCGGACAAATTCCGCCTCATCGCCTCCAAACGTGACTTGAACCTGCTCCTCGACCATTGGAACTCTCCCCCCCCCGAAGCGACAGGTCATCCCGTCGGCATGGTCATCCTCATGGAAGGCGCAGAAGCGATCCGCCATCCCTCCGAGTTGGAGGAATGGTATGAAGCCGGCGTGCGGCTGATCGGACCTGCCTGGGTCGGGACGCGTTATTGCGGCGGCTGGCGCGAACCGGGTCCGCTGACCGATGATGGGCGCAAACTGCTCGCCGCGATGGCTGATTTCAACTTCACCCTCGACCTCAGTCACATGGACGAACGTGCCGCTGTTGAAGCGTTGGATATTTATGAAGGTCCCATCGTAGCCACGCATGCCAATTGTGCCGCGCTCATGCCGAATTCCAATACCAACCGCCACCTGCCGGACCGCATCATCGCAGGCATCATCGAACGCGATGGAGTCGTGGGGATCGTCCCATTCAATACCTATCTCAAAGTCGGCTGGCTTACGGACAAGAATCGCCGCGCGGAAGTTCCGCTGGATCATGTCGTCAACCACATTGACCATGTCTGCCAACTCGCAGGTGACTCGCTTCACGTCGGCATCGGCACGGACTTCGACGGCGGCTTTGGTGTGCAATCCGTCCCGCCCGAAATAGACACCATCGCCGACCTGCAAAATCTGGTATCCTTGTTGCAGGCACGCGGTTACTCCGATGCCGATGTTGAAAATATCTTCAGCGGCAACTGGCTTCGACACTTGAAACGTAATTTGCCGTAA
- a CDS encoding S1 RNA-binding domain-containing protein yields MDQNEALSGAASTQGDQSNNHQTMESLLESESLSVELPQSGEIRTGTIASIGSNQILVSIGAKSEGVVSGRELEQLTEEERAELQVGQEVNVFVVHPEDQNGNVVLSFKRAQEQMSWESVERMIADETVIDTKVIGFNKGGLIAAVGNLRGFIPSSQISAARRAQAAGDTPEKRWQKMVGEPISVRIIEVDRERRRLILSERAASTESRASMKDRVISELEEGHVYTGRVTSLADFGAFVNVNGADGLVHLSELSWDRIEHPKELLEVGQEVQVKVINIDRDKKRIGLSLRALQDDPWRNRVEKFSVGQLVEGVITRLAKFGAFARLEGDIEGLIHISELSENRVEHPKEVLKEGEVKTLRVIRIDTDQHRIGLSLRKVDSAAFADKDFKMLTQEFKELDEEDDDGGTASVPDEAPSGETTDSAPDETPSSETTDNE; encoded by the coding sequence ATGGATCAAAATGAAGCCCTGAGCGGGGCAGCAAGTACGCAGGGAGACCAATCGAACAATCATCAAACCATGGAGTCGCTGCTCGAATCAGAATCCTTGAGTGTCGAATTACCCCAGAGCGGTGAAATTCGCACAGGCACGATCGCGAGCATTGGCTCTAACCAGATTCTGGTCAGCATTGGGGCAAAGTCGGAGGGGGTTGTGTCGGGACGCGAGTTGGAGCAACTCACGGAAGAGGAACGTGCCGAACTGCAAGTGGGGCAGGAAGTCAACGTCTTTGTGGTACACCCGGAAGACCAGAACGGCAATGTCGTTCTGTCGTTCAAGCGCGCCCAGGAACAGATGTCCTGGGAGAGCGTCGAGAGGATGATTGCCGATGAGACCGTCATTGACACAAAGGTCATCGGTTTCAACAAGGGCGGGCTTATTGCCGCCGTCGGCAATTTACGCGGCTTCATTCCGTCCTCCCAGATCAGCGCTGCGCGCCGCGCCCAGGCTGCGGGTGATACGCCTGAAAAGCGCTGGCAGAAAATGGTCGGCGAACCGATCTCTGTCCGCATCATCGAAGTGGACCGCGAACGCCGCCGCCTGATCCTTTCCGAACGCGCCGCCAGTACCGAATCGCGCGCCTCGATGAAGGACCGCGTCATCAGCGAACTGGAAGAGGGTCACGTTTACACGGGCCGCGTCACCAGCCTTGCCGACTTTGGAGCCTTCGTCAATGTCAACGGCGCCGACGGGCTTGTCCACCTCTCCGAACTTTCATGGGACCGCATCGAGCATCCCAAGGAACTGCTTGAGGTCGGGCAGGAAGTTCAGGTCAAAGTTATCAACATCGACCGCGACAAGAAGCGCATCGGACTTTCGCTCCGCGCCCTGCAGGATGATCCCTGGAGAAACCGCGTCGAGAAGTTCAGCGTCGGTCAACTGGTCGAGGGTGTCATCACCCGCCTGGCTAAGTTTGGCGCGTTTGCCCGTCTCGAAGGCGATATCGAAGGTCTCATCCACATCTCCGAACTGAGCGAGAACCGCGTCGAACATCCGAAGGAAGTGCTCAAGGAAGGCGAAGTCAAGACCCTGCGTGTCATCCGCATCGACACCGACCAGCACCGCATTGGGCTCAGCCTCCGCAAGGTGGACTCTGCCGCCTTCGCCGACAAAGACTTCAAGATGCTCACGCAGGAGTTCAAAGAACTCGACGAAGAAGATGATGACGGCGGCACAGCCAGCGTCCCGGATGAAGCTCCGAGTGGCGAAACCACAGACAGCGCCCCGGACGAAACCCCGAGCAGCGAAACCACAGACAACGAATAA
- a CDS encoding transglycosylase SLT domain-containing protein codes for MPRARTTQTDWQTAATQYDEGSGCLSGFALVPLTVILISAFLAAFAWQAEPLPLAPRPVNTAIAEPVMADILPAEELPTSTPSGISPIFRREVLYWADSISKWAAASNLNPNLVATIMQIESCGDPRAVSSAGAMGLFQVMPYHFRTGENPYNPDTNALRGLGYLSRSLETANGDARLAMAGYNGGIGVIPRGEWTWSAQTKRYVQYGVPIYMDATSGVTTSNALYEWYSKYGASLCRQASRRLGLP; via the coding sequence ATGCCCCGTGCTCGCACGACACAAACTGACTGGCAGACAGCCGCGACCCAGTACGACGAAGGGAGCGGCTGTTTGTCTGGTTTTGCCCTCGTCCCGCTTACCGTTATCCTGATCAGCGCTTTCCTCGCCGCCTTCGCCTGGCAGGCTGAGCCCCTGCCCCTCGCGCCGCGTCCGGTCAACACCGCCATCGCGGAACCGGTCATGGCAGACATCCTGCCAGCGGAAGAGCTGCCCACCTCCACACCATCCGGCATTTCCCCCATCTTCCGCCGCGAAGTGCTCTACTGGGCGGATTCCATCTCCAAGTGGGCAGCCGCCTCGAACCTTAACCCGAATTTGGTTGCCACCATCATGCAGATCGAATCCTGCGGCGACCCGCGCGCCGTCTCCAGCGCCGGCGCGATGGGATTATTCCAAGTCATGCCGTATCATTTCCGTACAGGCGAAAATCCCTACAACCCCGATACCAATGCCCTGCGCGGACTCGGCTATCTCTCCCGCTCGCTCGAAACCGCCAACGGGGATGCCCGTCTCGCAATGGCAGGCTACAACGGCGGCATCGGCGTCATCCCGCGCGGCGAATGGACATGGTCCGCACAGACGAAGCGCTACGTCCAATACGGCGTCCCCATTTACATGGACGCCACCAGCGGCGTAACCACAAGCAATGCGCTATATGAATGGTATTCGAAATATGGGGCGAGTTTATGCAGGCAAGCCAGCCGACGGCTTGGTCTGCCCTAA
- a CDS encoding DUF1015 domain-containing protein produces MKIINDIGIQIPQVHLPKAGIDLKKWAVIACDQFTSEPEYWHEVEKIVGDAPSTLNLTFPEVYLEKPGENERIQRIQLAMRKYLEDGILQPHDGFVYVERTINGKTRKGVMLCLDLECYDYNKGSSSLIRATEGTIVDRLPPRIKIREGAALEFPHILVLIDDPNKTVIEPLTTAKEKFEKLYDFDLMLDSGHLAGYAVNAEFENGIVEALRGLANPATFAAKYDVSKDEPVLLFAMGDGNHSLATAKAIWEKNKAQVGMEHPSRYALVEIENVHDEALEFEPIHRVLFGLKKDVFAEMQAFFGVNFNYTPVPNGAEMTQRVDNADGQNQLIGLVGGGRQFGVVEIANPSTNLAVGTIQAFLDDFLKNGGAEKIDYVHGEDVVERLSLQEGNVGFYLAGMHKNELFKTVIVDGALPRKTFSMGEAREKRFYMEGRKIAA; encoded by the coding sequence ATGAAAATCATTAACGATATTGGTATTCAGATTCCCCAGGTGCATCTGCCCAAGGCAGGCATTGATCTGAAAAAGTGGGCGGTCATTGCGTGCGACCAGTTCACATCGGAGCCGGAATATTGGCATGAGGTGGAGAAGATCGTCGGCGATGCCCCTTCGACCTTGAACCTGACCTTCCCTGAAGTGTATTTGGAGAAGCCGGGCGAGAATGAGAGAATACAGCGCATCCAACTGGCTATGCGCAAATACTTGGAGGATGGCATTCTTCAACCCCATGATGGATTCGTGTACGTGGAACGCACCATCAATGGAAAAACACGCAAAGGCGTGATGCTGTGCCTCGACCTGGAATGCTATGACTATAACAAAGGCTCCTCCAGCCTGATCCGCGCCACCGAAGGGACGATCGTGGACCGCCTGCCTCCCCGCATAAAAATCCGCGAAGGGGCTGCGTTGGAATTTCCGCATATATTGGTGCTGATCGATGACCCGAACAAGACTGTCATCGAACCGTTGACGACAGCGAAAGAGAAATTCGAGAAGTTATATGATTTCGACCTGATGCTGGACAGCGGTCACCTGGCGGGTTATGCGGTGAATGCGGAATTTGAAAACGGAATCGTCGAGGCATTGCGCGGACTGGCAAACCCTGCAACCTTCGCCGCGAAGTACGATGTCAGCAAGGATGAGCCTGTGCTTCTCTTTGCAATGGGTGACGGCAATCATTCGCTTGCAACCGCAAAAGCCATCTGGGAGAAGAACAAGGCGCAGGTCGGCATGGAGCATCCCTCGCGTTATGCGTTGGTGGAGATCGAAAATGTCCACGATGAGGCATTGGAGTTCGAACCGATTCATCGCGTGCTGTTCGGTTTGAAGAAGGATGTCTTCGCCGAGATGCAGGCGTTCTTCGGCGTGAATTTCAATTACACACCCGTCCCCAACGGAGCGGAGATGACTCAGCGGGTGGATAATGCCGATGGTCAGAATCAGTTGATCGGTCTGGTGGGAGGCGGAAGGCAGTTCGGCGTGGTCGAGATCGCGAATCCGTCCACCAATCTGGCGGTCGGAACGATCCAAGCCTTCCTTGATGATTTCCTGAAGAACGGCGGCGCGGAGAAAATTGATTACGTCCACGGGGAGGATGTGGTCGAACGGTTGTCGCTGCAGGAAGGGAATGTCGGGTTTTATCTGGCGGGGATGCACAAGAATGAGTTGTTCAAGACCGTGATCGTGGACGGCGCCCTGCCGCGCAAGACGTTCTCAATGGGTGAGGCGCGCGAGAAGCGGTTTTACATGGAGGGCAGGAAGATCGCAGCTTGA
- a CDS encoding FAD-dependent oxidoreductase gives MFFSTTPRPQSLRAIADVKLSPFWLDNPAKPETTQPLTTKIQTDLAVIGGGFTGLWTALQAKQADPHRDVVLLEAGEIAIGASGRNGGFCAASLTHSFQNGKNRWEKELAKLIQLGDQNLDGIEATIKEFDIECDFIRSGEINVATEEYQIEELREEAEETAPYGLHATFLDADEIRKRINSPSFLAALHDPSVAMVNPAKLAWGLRRACLELGVRLYEGTQVQALEERRGGVLLKTPFGEVEARRVALATNAFPPLLKRLSFYVVPVYDYVLMTEPLSTSQREAIGWHGREGLADAGNQFHYSQMTADGRILWGGYDAIYYRNNGIAPHLENRPASFGLLAEHFFQTFPQLEGIRFTHAWGGVIDTCSRYTAFWGKAYGDKIAYAMGYTGLGVGASRFGAKVMLDLLDGKQTERTELQMVKSKPFPFPPEPFRSPIVNFTRWSLDQADRNGGKRNIWLKTLDALGLGFDS, from the coding sequence ATGTTTTTCTCAACCACTCCGCGACCACAGAGCCTCAGGGCGATTGCGGATGTGAAATTGAGTCCCTTTTGGCTGGATAATCCTGCCAAGCCAGAAACAACCCAACCCCTGACAACCAAAATCCAAACCGACCTCGCTGTCATCGGCGGGGGATTTACGGGTCTATGGACGGCTTTGCAGGCGAAGCAAGCCGATCCGCACCGTGATGTCGTTCTGCTGGAAGCGGGGGAGATCGCCATCGGCGCGAGCGGACGCAACGGCGGTTTCTGCGCCGCGTCGCTGACGCATTCTTTTCAGAATGGGAAGAACCGTTGGGAGAAGGAACTCGCCAAACTCATCCAACTCGGTGACCAAAATCTCGACGGCATCGAAGCGACGATAAAAGAATTCGACATTGAGTGTGACTTCATCCGTTCGGGCGAGATCAACGTTGCCACCGAAGAATATCAGATCGAGGAACTGCGTGAAGAGGCTGAAGAGACCGCGCCGTATGGTCTGCATGCAACATTCCTCGATGCGGATGAGATCCGCAAACGCATTAACTCACCGTCGTTTCTCGCTGCATTGCATGATCCGTCTGTGGCGATGGTCAACCCCGCGAAACTGGCGTGGGGCTTGAGGCGGGCATGCCTCGAGCTGGGAGTCCGTTTATATGAGGGCACGCAAGTTCAGGCGTTGGAAGAGAGGCGCGGCGGCGTCCTCCTCAAAACTCCGTTTGGCGAAGTCGAAGCCCGCAGGGTCGCGCTTGCTACCAATGCTTTCCCGCCTTTGCTCAAACGCCTTTCGTTCTACGTCGTGCCGGTCTATGATTATGTGCTGATGACCGAGCCGCTTTCTACGTCACAGCGCGAGGCGATTGGCTGGCACGGGCGCGAAGGGCTGGCAGATGCCGGCAACCAGTTCCACTATTCCCAGATGACGGCGGATGGGCGGATTCTGTGGGGCGGATATGATGCGATCTATTACAGGAATAACGGGATTGCGCCGCATCTCGAAAACCGTCCCGCCTCTTTCGGACTTTTGGCTGAGCACTTCTTCCAGACCTTTCCCCAACTCGAAGGGATTCGCTTCACGCACGCCTGGGGCGGCGTGATCGACACCTGCTCACGCTACACGGCGTTTTGGGGCAAAGCCTACGGCGACAAGATTGCATATGCGATGGGGTATACAGGATTGGGCGTAGGCGCTTCGCGTTTTGGCGCAAAAGTGATGCTCGACCTGCTCGACGGCAAACAAACCGAACGCACCGAGTTGCAGATGGTGAAGTCGAAGCCGTTCCCGTTCCCGCCGGAGCCGTTCCGCTCGCCGATCGTTAACTTCACACGCTGGTCGCTTGACCAGGCGGATAGAAACGGTGGGAAGAGAAATATTTGGTTGAAAACGCTCGACGCGCTGGGGCTGGGGTTTGATTCATGA
- a CDS encoding ATP-binding protein, with protein sequence MPTIFPFTAIVGQERMKRALILNAVDTRIGGVLIRGERGTAKSTAARALAALLPKVQVVQECRFGCDPDKPATWCTECKERSTASNKKLPTSERTTPFINLPVSATEDRVVGTLDIEKAIQKGERHFEPGVLASANRGLLYIDEVNLLDDHVVDILLDSAAMGVNTVEREGISFAHPARFILVGTMNPEEGDLRPQLLDRFALSMDIVGIRDARERMTIMERNIAFEKDAEAFRKKWLPKEEELSQKIAHARELVEQVTYTSRDLLSIAALTASLNVDGHRADLVILKAARAEAAFEGRTKINDHDIALAAELALPHRIKRTPFQQAELTTEQLQERIEQLAGQSMPSESEDESESQREGEAEEKKT encoded by the coding sequence ATGCCGACCATTTTTCCATTTACCGCCATCGTAGGACAGGAGCGCATGAAGCGCGCCCTCATTCTTAATGCTGTCGACACCCGCATCGGCGGCGTGTTGATCCGCGGCGAACGCGGCACCGCCAAATCCACTGCCGCGCGCGCGCTTGCCGCCCTGCTGCCAAAAGTGCAGGTTGTGCAGGAATGCCGCTTCGGATGCGACCCCGACAAGCCCGCCACCTGGTGCACCGAATGCAAGGAGCGTTCCACTGCATCGAACAAAAAACTGCCCACATCCGAACGCACCACGCCGTTCATCAACCTGCCCGTCTCCGCCACCGAAGACCGTGTGGTTGGAACGCTCGATATCGAAAAAGCCATCCAAAAAGGCGAACGTCATTTTGAGCCGGGCGTGCTCGCATCCGCAAACCGCGGTCTGCTTTATATTGACGAAGTCAATCTGCTCGACGATCATGTCGTGGATATTCTCCTGGACTCCGCTGCGATGGGCGTGAACACCGTCGAACGCGAAGGCATCTCCTTCGCCCATCCCGCGCGCTTCATCCTCGTCGGGACAATGAATCCTGAAGAGGGAGATCTCCGCCCCCAGTTGCTGGACCGCTTCGCCCTCTCGATGGACATCGTCGGCATCCGCGATGCGCGCGAACGCATGACCATCATGGAACGCAACATCGCCTTCGAAAAAGACGCGGAAGCCTTCCGCAAGAAATGGCTCCCCAAGGAAGAAGAACTTTCGCAGAAAATCGCGCACGCTCGCGAACTCGTGGAACAAGTCACCTACACCAGCCGCGACCTGCTCTCCATCGCCGCGCTGACAGCTTCGCTCAATGTCGATGGTCACCGCGCAGATTTGGTCATCCTCAAAGCCGCGCGCGCCGAAGCCGCTTTCGAAGGCAGGACGAAGATCAACGACCATGACATCGCCCTCGCCGCCGAGCTGGCGCTTCCGCACCGCATCAAGCGCACGCCCTTCCAACAAGCTGAATTGACCACCGAACAACTGCAGGAACGCATCGAGCAGTTGGCGGGTCAATCCATGCCGAGCGAATCGGAGGATGAATCCGAAAGCCAGCGGGAAGGCGAAGCCGAGGAAAAAAAAACTTAA
- the serC gene encoding 3-phosphoserine/phosphohydroxythreonine transaminase, whose product MSDVKRVYNFNPGPGVLPLEVLQEAQAELLDFKGTGMSVMEISHRSKEFEGVIQTAEADLRELLGIPSNYKVMFLQGGATLQFAMVPMNLRANGASADYIVTGSWSKTAVKEAKKLGAVHVAATTEADGFNGFPASLDLKPDAAYLHFTSNETIHGVEYFTEPTPPAGVPLVCDMSSDFISRPIDVSKYALIYAGAQKNAGPSGTTVVIIRDDMLERVPENLPVMLDYKTLAASGSLHNTPPSFAIYMVGLVFKWAKKQGGLAAVEKTNRTKADLVYKTIDESGGFYRGHAKPEARSLMNVPFRLPSEELEDAFAKEAKSAGLIGLKGHRSVGGMRASIYNAMTVEGTQALVQFMKDFQKKNG is encoded by the coding sequence ATGTCTGATGTAAAACGTGTCTATAATTTCAACCCCGGTCCCGGCGTCTTGCCGCTGGAAGTGTTGCAGGAGGCGCAGGCGGAATTGCTCGATTTCAAAGGGACGGGCATGTCGGTGATGGAGATCAGCCACCGCTCGAAGGAGTTTGAGGGCGTGATCCAAACCGCAGAAGCGGACTTGCGCGAACTGCTTGGCATCCCGTCGAATTACAAGGTGATGTTCCTGCAGGGCGGCGCGACACTGCAATTTGCCATGGTGCCGATGAACCTGCGCGCGAACGGCGCATCCGCCGATTACATTGTGACGGGTTCGTGGAGCAAGACCGCGGTGAAGGAAGCGAAGAAACTCGGCGCGGTGCATGTTGCCGCCACCACCGAAGCGGACGGCTTCAACGGATTCCCCGCCTCGCTCGACCTCAAGCCTGATGCCGCGTATCTTCATTTCACGTCCAACGAGACGATCCACGGCGTGGAATATTTCACTGAACCGACGCCGCCCGCCGGTGTGCCGCTGGTCTGTGACATGTCATCCGATTTCATCAGCCGCCCGATTGACGTTTCCAAATATGCGTTGATCTACGCCGGCGCGCAGAAGAACGCAGGTCCGTCGGGGACGACGGTGGTCATCATCCGCGACGACATGCTGGAGCGCGTGCCCGAGAATCTGCCCGTGATGCTGGATTACAAGACGCTCGCGGCGAGCGGGTCGCTTCATAATACGCCGCCTTCGTTCGCCATCTATATGGTCGGACTGGTGTTCAAATGGGCGAAGAAGCAGGGCGGACTTGCCGCCGTTGAGAAGACCAACCGCACCAAAGCGGATCTGGTCTACAAGACGATTGACGAGAGCGGCGGTTTCTATCGCGGACATGCCAAGCCCGAAGCGCGTTCATTGATGAACGTTCCGTTCCGCTTGCCGAGCGAGGAATTGGAAGATGCTTTCGCGAAGGAAGCCAAGAGCGCCGGGTTGATCGGTCTGAAAGGTCACCGCTCTGTGGGCGGGATGCGCGCTTCGATCTACAACGCCATGACGGTGGAAGGTACGCAGGCATTGGTGCAGTTTATGAAGGATTTTCAGAAGAAGAACGGGTAG
- a CDS encoding hydroxyacid dehydrogenase, whose translation MKVLICDKTEQEYIEQMRAAGLTVDVRDDITPEELMTTLPAYDGMVVRSRTKVRKDLIDVCPNLKVIVRGGAGLDTIDHEYAKSKGIAVMNTPLANSKSVAELAIGYMLMLARSLYKASETMKAEKWEKKAFTGDEIGGKTLGLIGIGNIGKETAKRAIAMDMTVVAYDPYVTEAPNGIKLVSLDELLAQADYISLHLPKTKESTGMIGAEQFAKMKNGVRIVNCARGGIVSEDALYEALTSGKVAGAALDVFNEEPPTDWKLAKLDNVIASPHIGAATREAQARVGAEVAEKLIAFSKNGK comes from the coding sequence ATGAAAGTACTGATCTGTGACAAGACCGAACAGGAATACATCGAACAGATGCGCGCCGCGGGTCTCACCGTGGATGTGCGTGATGACATCACCCCCGAAGAGTTGATGACCACGCTCCCCGCCTATGACGGCATGGTCGTGCGTTCGCGCACCAAGGTCCGCAAGGATTTGATCGATGTCTGCCCCAACCTCAAGGTTATCGTGCGCGGCGGTGCGGGTCTCGATACCATTGACCACGAATATGCCAAGTCCAAGGGCATTGCGGTGATGAACACCCCGCTTGCCAACTCCAAATCCGTGGCGGAACTCGCCATCGGTTATATGCTGATGCTGGCACGCTCGCTTTACAAAGCATCAGAAACCATGAAAGCCGAAAAATGGGAAAAGAAAGCCTTCACCGGCGATGAGATCGGCGGCAAGACACTCGGCTTGATCGGCATCGGCAACATCGGCAAGGAAACCGCCAAACGCGCCATCGCCATGGACATGACCGTAGTTGCCTATGATCCCTATGTGACCGAAGCCCCGAACGGCATCAAACTCGTCTCGCTGGATGAACTGCTCGCCCAGGCAGATTACATCAGCCTGCACCTGCCGAAAACAAAAGAATCCACAGGCATGATCGGCGCGGAACAGTTCGCCAAGATGAAGAACGGTGTACGCATCGTTAACTGCGCGCGCGGCGGTATCGTCAGTGAAGATGCGCTCTACGAAGCATTGACCAGCGGCAAGGTCGCAGGAGCGGCGTTGGACGTCTTCAACGAGGAGCCCCCCACCGACTGGAAACTCGCCAAGCTGGATAACGTCATCGCATCCCCGCACATCGGCGCAGCGACCCGCGAAGCCCAAGCCCGCGTCGGCGCGGAAGTGGCGGAAAAGTTGATCGCGTTCTCGAAGAACGGAAAATAA
- a CDS encoding VWA domain-containing protein has protein sequence MQQQEVFASTNANWWDGGQKVKAGETFQPRKLNTPLDKLTRKQAGRRSLTKTERKHGRYIKARPAGDKLNDIAFDATFRAAAPFQKQRTEERKKLAFSIKKSDLQRKVRVKRVANLVLFLVDASWSMAVAERMNATKGAILSLLTDAYQRRDRVGLIVFQKDRATLVLSPTNSVQLAQRALMDIPVGGKTPLSAGLFMAHDVLTHEKRIHPDVEPLLIVLTDGAGNVSLGTLPPQEEGFKFAEMIANEKIRAVVINMEHAAFDQGLAQQLADHLEAPCYSLSELKAESLYNAVVDEMSKPSKK, from the coding sequence ATGCAGCAACAGGAAGTGTTCGCCAGCACGAACGCCAACTGGTGGGACGGCGGTCAAAAGGTAAAAGCAGGCGAGACCTTCCAACCCCGCAAACTCAACACCCCGCTCGATAAATTGACTCGCAAACAAGCGGGCAGACGTTCGCTCACAAAAACGGAACGCAAGCATGGACGTTACATCAAAGCGCGTCCCGCCGGCGATAAACTCAACGACATCGCCTTCGATGCCACTTTCCGCGCGGCGGCTCCATTCCAAAAACAACGCACCGAAGAACGAAAGAAACTCGCCTTCTCCATTAAGAAAAGCGACCTGCAACGCAAAGTCCGCGTGAAGCGGGTGGCAAACCTTGTGCTCTTCCTCGTGGATGCGTCATGGTCAATGGCGGTTGCCGAGCGGATGAATGCCACCAAAGGCGCGATCCTTTCGCTTCTGACGGATGCCTACCAACGTCGTGACCGTGTCGGTTTGATCGTCTTCCAGAAAGACCGCGCCACACTGGTACTCTCCCCCACCAATTCCGTGCAACTCGCCCAACGCGCATTAATGGACATCCCCGTCGGCGGAAAGACACCGCTCTCGGCGGGACTTTTCATGGCGCACGATGTGCTGACCCACGAAAAGCGCATCCACCCGGATGTGGAGCCGCTGCTCATCGTGCTGACCGACGGCGCAGGGAACGTCTCGCTTGGCACGCTCCCGCCGCAGGAGGAAGGCTTCAAATTTGCGGAAATGATCGCAAACGAAAAGATCCGCGCAGTGGTCATCAACATGGAACACGCCGCCTTCGACCAGGGACTTGCCCAGCAGTTGGCGGACCATCTCGAAGCGCCGTGCTACTCGCTCAGCGAGTTGAAAGCGGAGAGCTTGTATAATGCCGTTGTGGATGAAATGTCCAAGCCGAGCAAGAAGTAA